In one Saccharibacillus brassicae genomic region, the following are encoded:
- a CDS encoding C40 family peptidase → MNPGKIRTNFGKKGLLALFALLLVLPLLALPAANSAQAAAASGAAGRTKTVIGVSVATLWKSPGLARSIDAPSLAAPVDMKTWTNAMNTASKRRWLTGKTETQALYGSEVKIVQARGSWSQVVVTDQATSKSRYGYPGWLPTAQLQAVPAGEWSGTSGSEAVVSAKTAALYKADGRSRLLDVSFGTRLPVVSASGPWIEVRTPQHGTARLSAADAKLVAAGRPEDRPTGQQLVDTGKAFLGLPYLWAGTSAYGFDCSGFTGAIYAYAGIALPRDASEQALAGKAVTKANLQPGDLMFFAHNNGKGKVHHVAMYVGDGKMMHSPKAGKTVEIIPIATAGYANEFSAARRYLND, encoded by the coding sequence ATGAATCCCGGCAAAATACGTACGAATTTCGGCAAAAAAGGGCTGCTCGCGCTGTTCGCGCTGCTGCTTGTACTGCCTCTGCTGGCGCTGCCCGCAGCGAATTCCGCCCAGGCGGCCGCCGCGAGCGGCGCAGCGGGCCGCACCAAGACGGTGATCGGCGTATCCGTCGCCACGTTGTGGAAGTCTCCGGGCCTCGCGCGTTCGATCGACGCTCCTTCGCTTGCGGCGCCGGTCGACATGAAGACGTGGACGAACGCGATGAACACGGCGTCCAAGCGCAGATGGCTGACCGGCAAGACGGAGACGCAGGCGCTGTACGGAAGCGAAGTGAAGATCGTGCAGGCCAGAGGAAGCTGGTCGCAGGTCGTCGTCACGGATCAGGCGACTTCCAAAAGCCGCTACGGCTATCCCGGCTGGCTGCCGACCGCGCAGCTGCAGGCGGTCCCGGCCGGCGAATGGAGCGGCACGTCCGGTTCGGAAGCGGTCGTGAGCGCGAAGACGGCGGCGCTGTACAAAGCGGACGGCCGCAGCCGGCTGCTGGACGTCAGCTTCGGCACCCGGCTGCCGGTCGTCTCGGCCTCCGGTCCGTGGATCGAAGTGCGCACGCCGCAGCACGGCACGGCGCGCTTGTCCGCGGCTGACGCGAAGCTCGTCGCCGCCGGCCGGCCGGAAGACCGGCCGACCGGGCAGCAGCTCGTCGACACCGGCAAAGCGTTCCTCGGCCTGCCTTACCTCTGGGCCGGGACGTCCGCGTACGGCTTCGACTGCTCGGGCTTCACGGGCGCGATCTACGCCTACGCCGGCATTGCGCTGCCGCGCGACGCTTCGGAGCAGGCTCTGGCGGGTAAAGCCGTAACAAAGGCGAATTTGCAGCCGGGCGACCTGATGTTTTTTGCCCACAATAACGGCAAAGGCAAAGTGCACCACGTCGCGATGTATGTCGGAGACGGCAAAATGATGCATTCGCCCAAGGCAGGCAAAACGGTGGAGATCATTCCGATCGCCACGGCCGGGTACGCGAACGAGTTTTCCGCGGCCCGCCGCTACCTGAACGATTAA